One stretch of Juglans microcarpa x Juglans regia isolate MS1-56 chromosome 3D, Jm3101_v1.0, whole genome shotgun sequence DNA includes these proteins:
- the LOC121254414 gene encoding LOW QUALITY PROTEIN: proline-rich receptor-like protein kinase PERK9 (The sequence of the model RefSeq protein was modified relative to this genomic sequence to represent the inferred CDS: inserted 1 base in 1 codon), whose translation MASTAPSPDSSPSTVPPPSTTISPSTSSPPPPTTSSPPQPSSSTSPPPQTASPPVPSTTSPPSQTGADPPDPNASTSPPPPTASPPPAPPPPRAPPPPASGTSPPLAPTSPPSQSDAPTSPPPSSETSPPLAPKTSPSPPPPPPQPDPPPSSPTSPPPPTPSSPPKSSPPPPADPSPPISPPAPSAPPVKSPPPPSKPPQNPPPPPSKPPKNSPPPPASGPSGNAPPPPASGPSGNAPPPPGLTPPPVSDQTPPSSSPPKSSPLPPMAPPPPAYVSPPSPDNNPIPPSNDPETKSTSPNGVEKSNSTGSGSIGTIGIVAIGVAAGIIVLSLIGVAVWCMRKKRKQYSGLGGYIVPSPLVSSAKSDSSITKTNSSAPLVQSGSSSHFVYSPPEPGGLGNSRLWFTYEELFKATNGFSNQNLLGEGGFGSVYKGYLPDEREVAVKQLKIGXGQGEREFKAEVETISRIHHRHLVSLVGYCISENRRLLVYDYVPNNTLYFHLHDEGRPALDWATRVKVAAGAARGIAYLHEDCHPRIIHRDIKSSNILLDNNFEARVSDFGLAKLALDADTHITTRVMGTFGYMAPEYASSGKLTDKSDVYSFGVVLLELITGRKPVDTAQPLGDESLVEWARPLLSHALDNEEFTDLADPRLNMNYVESEMFHMIEVAAACVRHSATKRPRMGQVVRAFDGLATSDLTNGMRVGESEVFNSAQQSAEIRLFQRMAFGSQNYSTDFFSQSSLDS comes from the exons ATGGCAAGCACGGCGCCATCTCCGGATTCATCTCCCTCTACCGTGCCACCACCTTCGACCACTATATCTCCTTCAACCAGTTCTCCACCGCCCCCCACGACTTCGTCACCACCACAACCATCCTCCAGCACTAGTCCACCCCCACAAACTGCTTCTCCTCCAGTCCCCTCTACAACTTCCCCACCTTCTCAGACCGGTGCTGATCCACCGGACCCTAACGCTTCAACTTCACCCCCTCCGCCCACAGCATCACCCCCACCGGCCCCACCACCCCCACGGGCCCCACCACCCCCAGCTTCTGGAACTTCACCCCCATTGGCACCTACATCACCTCCTTCTCAATCTGATGCACCTACGTCACCACCCCCATCTTCTGAGACTTCACCTCCATTGGCACCTAAAACATcaccttctcctcctcctcctcctcctcaaccTGATCCACCTCCATCAAGTCCCACTTCTCCGCCACCACCAACACCATCAAGTCCTCCAAAAAGTTCGCCTCCACCACCTGCAGACCCTAGCCCCCCAATCTCACCTCCTGCTCCATCAGCACCACCGGTGAagtcacctccaccaccatcaAAGCCCCCTCAaaatccaccaccaccaccatccaaGCCACCCAAAAATTCACCTCCACCACCAGCATCAGGACCCTCGGGTAATGCACCTCCACCACCAGCATCAGGACCCTCAGGTAATGCACCTCCACCGCCTGGGCTTACTCCCCCACCCGTTTCTGATCAAACTCCACCTTCAAGTTCTCCTCCAAAATCATCACCCCTTCCACCCATGGCACCACCTCCTCCTGCATATGTTTCTCCCCCATCTCCTGATAACAATCCAATCCCACCATCAAATGATCCAGAGACCAAGAGTACTAGTCCTAATGGAGTCGAAAAATCAAACTCCACCGGTAGTGGAAGCATTGGTACCATTGGTATAGTGGCTATTGGTGTAGCAGCGGGAATCATAGTGCTTAGTCTCATTGGAGTGGCTGTCTGGTGcatgaggaagaaaagaaaacaatattcCGGACTTGGCGGCTATATCGTGCCATCCCCTCTGGTCTCCTCTGCAAAATCAG ATTCATCCATTACAAAGACAAATTCTTCAGCTCCCCTTGTACAAAGTGGTTCAAGCAGTCATTTTGTGTATTCTCCCCCAGAACCAGGTGGATTGGGCAATTCCAGGTTATGGTTTACATATGAAGAACTATTCAAGGCcacaaatgggttttcaaatcAGAATCTACTGGGTGAAGGTGGATTTGGTTCTGTGTATAAGGGATACCTACCAGACGAGAGGGAGGTAGCAGTAAAGCAGCTAAAAATTG GGGGACAGGGTGAGCGAGAATTTAAGGCTGAAGTTGAGACTATCAGTCGCATACACCACCGTCATTTGGTTTCATTAGTTGGCTACTGCATTTCTGAGAACCGAAGGCTGCTTGTCTATGACTATGTTCCGAACAATACCCTTTATTTCCATCTTCATG ATGAAGGCAGGCCGGCTCTGGACTGGGCAACGCGTGTTAAGGTTGCTGCTGGTGCAGCTCGTGGAATTGCATATCTCCATGAGGACT GTCATCCTCGAATTATTCACAGGGATATTAAGTCATCAAATATTCTTTTAGATAACAACTTTGAAGCTCGG GTTTCAGACTTTGGGCTTGCCAAATTAGCTCTTGATGCAGACACACACATAACCACCCGTGTCATGGGAACTTTTGG ATATATGGCCCCTGAATATGCATCGAGTGGAAAACTGACCGATAAATCTGATGTATACTCCTTTGGAGTTGTGCTGCTGGAACTCATTACTGGAAGGAAGCCTGTGGACACAGCGCAACCCTTGGGAGATGAGAGTCTAGTTGAATGG GCCCGACCTTTGCTAAGTCATGCACTTGACAACGAAGAATTTACAGATTTGGCAGATCCAAGGCTCAACATGAACTATGTTGAGAGTGAAATGTTCCATATGATTGAGGTAGCTGCTGCTTGTGTACGACATTCAGCTACCAAGAGGCCACGAATGGGACAG GTGGTTAGAGCCTTTGATGGTTTAGCTACTTCCGATCTAACCAACGGAATGAGAGTGGGGGAAAGTGAGGTATTTAACTCTGCACAACAGTCTGCAGAAATCAGATTGTTCCAAAGAATGGCATTTGGTAGTCAAAATTACAGTACAGATTTTTTTAGCCAAAGTAGCCTGGATAGTTAA
- the LOC121254405 gene encoding putative phospholipid-transporting ATPase 9, translated as MRGGKRRKLNFSKLYSFRCGKASLKDDDHSQIGGPGFSRVVYCNEPDSFEAGIRKYVGNYVRTTKYTVATFLPKSLFEQFRRVANFYFLVTGILAFTPLAPYTAVSAILPLIVVIGATMVKEGIEDWRRKKQDIEVNNRKVKVYQRDGIFDYTEWKNLRVGDIVKVEKDEFFPADLILLSSSYDDAICYVETMNLDGETNLKLKQALEVTSFLHEDSNFFGFKALVKCEDPNANLYSFIGSMEFEEQQYPLSPQQLLLRDSKLRNTDYIYGAVVFTGYDTKVIQNSTDPPSKRSKIEKKMDRIIYFLFCVLFLMAFVGSILFGIATEDDLENGRSKRWYLRPDDSTVFFDPKKAPLAAFFHFLTALMLYGYFIPISLYVSIEIVKVLQTIFINQDIHMYYEEADKPAHARTSNLNEELGQVDTILSDKTGTLTCNSMEFIKCSVAGTAYGRGVTEVERAMDGRDGSPLVNEKANEHIKDSTDSKSPVKGFNFKDERIMNGNWVNEPHAEVIQKFFRLLAICHTAIPEVDEETGKVSYEAESPDEAAFVIAARELGFEFYKRTQTSISLHELDPVSGNRVERSYKLLNVLEFNSSRKRMSVIIRNKEGKILILCKGADSVMFGRLAKNGREFEEETREHVNKYADAGLRTLLLAYREVGEEEYKEFNEKFTEAKNSVSADRETLIDEVAENIERDLTLLGATAVEDKLQNGVPNCIDKLAQAGIKIWVLTGDKMETAINIGFACSLLRQGMKQIIINLESPQIQALEKAGDKAAISKASKESVLSQITEGKAQLTSSSGGSDAFALIIDGKSLAYALEDNMNKMFLDLAIRCASVICCRSSPKQKALVTRLVKSGTGRTTLAIGDGANDVGMLQEADIGVGISGVEGMQAVMSSDVAIAQFRYLERLLLVHGHWCYRRISSMICYFFYKNVTFGFTLFLYEAYASFSGQPAYNDWFLSLYNVFFSSIPVVAMGIFDQDVSSRYCLKFPLLYQEGVLNVLFSWRRILGWMLNGFCSALIIFFFCTKALELQAFNNDGQTAGRDILGGTMYTCIVWVVNLQIALAISYFTLVQHVVIWGSVAIWYLFLLAYGAMSPTTSTTAYKLLIEDLAPATSFWLVTLVVVISTLIPYFSYSAIQMHFFPMYHEMIQWIRHNGQSKDPEYCDLMRQNSLRPTTVGFTARIAARTK; from the exons ATGAGAGGGGGTAAAAGGAGAAAGCTGAATTTCAGCAAACTCTACTCATTCAGATGTGGGAAGGCATCTTTGAAGGATGATGACCATTCGCAGATCGGGGGTCCCGGGTTTTCCAGGGTCGTTTATTGCAACGAACCGGACAGCTTTGAGGCCGGGATTCGAAAGTATGTTGGCAATTATGTTAGGACTACAAAGTATACCGTTGCCACTTTCTTGCCTAAGTCTTTGTTTGAGCAGTTTAGGAGGGTAGCTAACTTTTACTTCTTGGTTACTGGCATTTTGGCCTTCACCCCGCTCGCGCCTTATACAGCCGTTAGTGCTATCCTCCCTCTAATTGTCGTTATTGGAGCAACGATGGTGAAAGAGGGTATTGAAGACTGGCGGCGCAAGAAGCAG GATATTGAGGTGAACAATAGAAAGGTTAAAGTGTATCAACGTGATGGAATTTTTGATTATACTGAATGGAAGAACCTGAGAGTGGGAGATATAGTAAAGGTGGAGAAGGATGAATTCTTCCCGGCAGATCTCATCTTGCTTTCTTCCAGTTATGATGATGCAATCTGCTATGTTGAGACCATGAACCTTGATGGGGAgacaaatttaaaactaaagCAAGCATTGGAGGTTACTTCATTCTTACACGAGGACTCCAATTTCTTTGGTTTTAAGGCTCTTGTTAAATGCGAAGATCCCAATGCAAATTTGTACTCTTTTATTGGAAGTATGGAGTTTGAAGAGCAACAATATCCTCTCTCTCCCCAGCAACTTCTTCTTAGAGACTCTAAACTCCGAAATACGGACTACATATATGGTGCTGTTGTCTTCACTGGTTATGACACAAAGGTTATTCAAAATTCTACCGACCCCCCTTCAAAGAGAAGCAAAATTGAGAAGAAGATGGACAGAATTATCTACTTCTTGTTTTGTGTTCTATTTCTGATGGCATTCGTTGGATCTATTCTTTTTGGCATTGCAACTGAAGATGACTTGGAAAATGGGAGGTCAAAAAGGTGGTATCTTAGGCCAGATGATTCTACAGTTTTCTTTGATCCCAAAAAAGCACCACTTGCGGCATTTTTTCACTTTCTGACAGCCCTGATGTTATATGGTTACTTTATTCCAATCTCCCTATACGTGTCAATAGAAATTGTGAAAGTTCTTCAGACCATCTTCATCAATCAAGATATTCACATGTACTACGAAGAAGCTGACAAACCAGCACATGCCCGTACCTCAAATTTGAATGAGGAACTTGGCCAAGTTGATACAATACTGTCTGATAAGACCGGGACTTTGACGTGCAATTCAATGGAATTCATCAAGTGTTCTGTGGCTGGGACAGCTTATGGTCGTGGTGTTACAGAGGTTGAAAGGGCTATGGATGGAAGAGATGGCTCACCTTTGGTTAATGAAAAAGCAAATGAACACATAAAGGACTCTACTGATTCAAAGTCACCCGTAAAAGGCTTTAACTTTAAAGATGAAAGAATCATGAATGGAAACTGGGTCAATGAGCCTCATGCAGAAGTCATTCAGAAATTTTTTCGGTTGTTGGCAATCTGTCATACTGCCATACCTGAAGTCGATGAAGAGACAGGGAAGGTTTCATATGAAGCTGAATCTCCGGATGAAGCAGCATTTGTGATTGCAGCAAGAGAACTTGGTTTTGAATTCTACAAGAGGACCCAGACAAGCATATCACTGCATGAGTTAGATCCTGTGTCTGGCAACAGAGTTGAAAG GTCATATAAACTTCtgaatgttttagaatttaacaGCTCAAGGAAGCGGATGTCTGTGATAataagaaacaaggaaggaaaaatattaatactttgTAAAGGTGCTGACAG TGTCATGTTTGGAAGGCTTGCCAAGAATGGTAGGGAGTTTGAAGAGGAGACCAGGGAGCATGTTAACAAGTATGCTGATGCTGGTCTGAGGACTTTGCTACTTGCCTATCGTGAAGTTGGTGAAGAAGAATACAAGGAGTTCAATGAGAAATTCACTGAGGCAAAAAACTCTGTTAGTGCAGATCGGGAAACGCTGATTGATGAAGTAGCAGAGAATATTGAGAGGGATCTAACTCTTCTTGGTGCAACTGCTGTCGAGGACAAACTCCAAAATGGG GTTCCTAATTGCATCGACAAGCTTGCCCAAGCAGGAATTAAAATTTGGGTTTTGACTGGAGACAAGATGGAGACTGCCATCAATATTGG TTTTGCTTGTAGTCTGCTTAGACAAGGAATGAAGCAGATTATAATCAACTTGGAGAGTCCCCAAATTCAAGCATTGGAAAAGGCAGGAGATAAGGCTGCCATTTCTAAG GCATCGAAGGAAAGTGTCCTCAGTCAGATTACTGAAGGGAAGGCTCAACTTACTTCATCAAGTGGGGGATCTGACGCATTTGCTTTAATAATCGATGGGAAATCTCTTGCTTATGCTTTAGAGGATAATATGAACAAAATGTTTCTAGATCTTGCAATTCGTTGTGCATCTGTTATATGCTGCCGCTCATCACCCAAGCAGAAGGCACTG GTTACAAGGCTGGTTAAATCTGGAACGGGCAGAACAACTTTAGCAATTGGTGATGGTGCCAATGATGTGGGAATGCTTCAAGAAGCAGATATAGGGGTTGGAATCAGTGGTGTTGAAGGAATGCAG GCAGTCATGTCAAGTGATGTTGCGATTGCTCAGTTTCGCTATCTGGAACGTTTGCTACTTGTGCATGGACATTGGTGTTACAGAAGGATCTCGTCAATG ATATGTTACTTCTTCTACAAAAATGTTACATTTGGTTTCACCCTATTCTTATATGAGGCGTATGCATCATTCTCTGGGCAACCAGCATACAATGATTGGTTTTTGTCGCTCTATAATGTGTTCTTCTCGTCAATTCCAGTGGTTGCTATGGGCATTTTTGATCAGGATGTTTCTTCTAGGTATTGTCTCAAG TTTCCTTTGTTATACCAAGAAGGGGTGCTGAATGTCCTTTTCAGCTGGCGTCGAATACTCGGCTGGATGTTAAATGGGTTTTGCAGTGCCttaatcattttcttcttctgcaCAAAAGCACTGGAGCTCCAGGCTTTCAATAATGATGGACAAACTGCTGGGAGGGATATTTTAGGGGGTACAATGTATACATGCATTGTTTGGGTCGTAAACTTGCAGATTGCACTTGCCATTAGTTACTTCACCTTGGTGCAACATGTTGTCATCTGGGGTTCAGTTGCTATCTGGTACCTTTTCCTCTTGGCATATGGAGCCATGTCTCCTACAACTTCAACCACTGCTTACAAACTCTTAATTGAAGACCTTGCCCCAGCCACCTCTTTTTGGCTTGTCACTCTCGTTGTGGTGATCTCAACCCTAATACCATACTTTTCGTACTCGGCAATTCAGATGCACTTCTTTCCAATGTACCATGAAATGATTCAGTGGATAAGGCATAATGGCCAATCAAAAGATCCTGAGTATTGTGATCTGATGCGGCAGAATTCGTTGCGGCCAACAACTGTAGGCTTCACGGCGCGCATAGCAGCAAGGACTAAATAA
- the LOC121254445 gene encoding probable calcium-binding protein CML16: MAKLQSDQLKQLKEIFMRFDMDSDGSLTQLELAALLRSLGLKPSGDQLHVLLANMDANGNGTVEFDELVQAILPDMSEQVLINQEQLLEVFRSFDRDGNGYITAAELAGSMARMGHPLTYRELSEMMGEADTNGDGVISFNEFSTLMAKSASDFLGLAVA; the protein is encoded by the coding sequence ATGGCCAAGCTCCAATCGGATCAGCTGAAGCAGCTCAAGGAAATCTTCATGCGCTTTGACATGGACTCCGACGGCAGCCTTACCCAGCTGGAATTAGCGGCCCTTCTTCGCTCACTCGGCCTCAAGCCCTCCGGCGACCAGCTCCACGTCCTTCTGGCCAACATGGACGCCAACGGCAACGGCACCGTCGAGTTCGACGAGCTTGTCCAGGCAATCTTGCCCGACATGAGCGAGCAGGTGCTCATCAACCAGGAGCAGCTCCTGGAGGTTTTCCGGTCCTTCGACCGCGACGGTAACGGCTACATCACGGCGGCGGAACTCGCCGGATCCATGGCCAGAATGGGTCACCCTTTGACGTACCGCGAGCTCTCCGAAATGATGGGCGAGGCCGACACCAATGGCGACGGCGTCATTAGCTTTAACGAATTCTCGACCCTCATGGCCAAGTCCGCCTCCGATTTTCTTGGCCTCGCGGTCGCATAG